The Sorangiineae bacterium MSr11954 DNA segment GATCATCTCCGGCGCGAGATCGAGCCCGGTGACGGGGAGCCCGCGTTCGACCAGGGCCCGCGAGGTCTGTCCCGGGCCGCATCCTACATCGAGCACCGGTCCTCGGCCCCGCACTTGGTCGGCGAAGACGTCGAGGAGCGCCCGATCGAGCGGCTTGTGTCGCAGCTCGTCGAAGAAATGGTCGGCGTACGATTGCGCGATGCGGCTGTAGCTCTCCTCGATGGCGCGCAGCTTGCTCGTCATGCCGCGATGATAGGGCCGAATGTGGCCATGGCGAGGCCGTTGGATGGATGGCGGCAAACGCGCTCGGCCACGAGGCCGTCGCGCGCGTCCATCTCGCGCGATACGCCTTTCGGTCGTATCGTGGCGCGCGTCATGACATCCGCTCTACTCGACGAGGTCGTGCGCGCCGCCGTGCGCGATGCGCGGCATGCCCCGTCGTCGCACAACGCCCAGCCGTGGCAAGCCGTGATCGCCGGATCCCCCGAGGCGCGCGCGGCGCTCATGACGCTCGGCGATGACGTCCTCGTCGAGAAGAATACGGCCTTCATCGTGGTCGCGCTCGATCCCGCGCGGTGCTTGTCCGCGCTCCCCGCGCACCGGATCGAGATGCTCGTGAGCGCCGGCGCCTACTTGGAGAGCCTCTTCGTCGCGCTCGACGCGGGCGGCCTCGCCGTCTCGGTGGTGTGGCGCTCCGGCGACGAAGGGGCGGAGAAGCTTTCGGCGCTCACGCCGGGTTGGGAGCCCGTGGCCCTGGTGGCCGCGCGCCGCGGGTCGGGGCCGGTGACCGAGGCCTCCCTCCGGCGCCGCACGTTGCTGGCGATGCGCCGCACGCACCGGGGGGCGTACCGCAGGGATCCGATTGCCCCGAGCGCGCTCGCGTCCTTGTCGGACGCCGCCTCCCTTGCATTTCCGGGTTCGCGCGATCTCTGCGAGTTGGTGTTGCTCACCGATGCCGGTGTGCGCGCCACCGTGGGCCATCTTCTCCGGGAGCACGGGGCCATCGAGTTCACCCACGCCGCGGCCTGGGCCGAGACCTACGCGCATATCCGATTCGATGATTCGGTTTTGGCGGGCGACGGGCTGCCCATCGAAGCCCTCCTCGCCAAACCGCTGCCGCACTGGCAAAAACGGCTCCTCGCCACCGCGCTCTCCCCCGGTGCGATGCGCGCCCTCGCGCCGCTCGGCCTCGCGCGGGCCATCACCGCGGCCACGGCGCAAAACATCGCCGCGTCCCCGCTGCTCGTCTACCTGCGCTTCCGCGCCAACGATCCGCCGCCCTCCGCGTGCCTCGCCGGCGGCGCCCTCGTCCAATCCGTGTGGCTCGCCCTGGCCGAGCATGGGCTGGTGCTGCATCCGGTCAGCGTGCTGCTCCAGCACGATACGCTTCGCGCCACCCTGGATGGTCGCATCGGTCAAAACGGGGGGCGCGGCTTCTTTTTGGCGCGCGCGGGCAGCCCGGTGGACACGTCGTGCCCCTTTGCACCGCGCCGGGTGCTCGAGCCTCGGCGGGCCTAGCTTTGGGGACCTCGCTTCTCGCTCGCACGCCGGGTGATGGCGCCTCCGGCCGTCATTTCGCCAGGCGCATCAGCCCCCCGTCTTCGCCCGCGCTGACCCAATATACGAAGCGGTCGTCGACGGCGATCCCCACGAGGCGGCCCTGGCCGCGGGCCATCGTTTCCGGACCGCCGTCCAGAGCGGGGATCGAGCCCCCATCGGCGTTCGTCGCCGGGATCGGAATGCGATGCACGCTGCCTCCCTTCCCGTCGGTGTAATAGATATGCGAGGGATCGACAGCCAGCCGCGAGTCGCCGAGTGACTGACTCCGAATCGGGGTTACGGACCCTCCGTCTCCGCGCATGGGCGCACGGTAGATCCCTCCGATCTCGCTCGCGTCGGGGCCTTCGTAGCCGTCGATGCTGACATAAGCGACGTCCCGTGCGACGGCGAGATCGCGGATCCAGCGTGTACCCAGCGCTGCGGCCTCGCGGAGGTTCTCCACGGCGCCGCCATCGAAGGTCGCTTCGAAGACGACGTTGCTGTCCGGAGAGGACCGATACGTAAGCCAGAAGAATCGATCGCCGTCGCGAAGGAGGGCGGTCGAATTGCTATAAAAATCGAGGGTGACGAGCGTCGTCGTGGAAGCATCTCCCGACAAGCTGGCTCGTCGCAGCCACGTGCTCTTGAAGTTTGCCAACCAATAGACGTAGCCGTCGTGGACGAGAATCGACTGTAGAAATTCCATCTCGTCGATCGTGGCCATGGGCGATCCCCCATCGAGCAAGCTGCACGAAATTTGACGCCACCCGAGGATCCAGCAAGCGTGGACACCATCGGTCGAGGGCGCGGAAGCACGGTCGCTCGAGAGTCGAACGATTCCACCGTCCGCGTCGGGCGGTACGTAGTAAACGCCGTCCCGGCCCGAATAGATGTCTGCGGTCACGACCACGCCACCCTTCGCGAGCGCGAGCCCCGTTGCGCCGGGGAAGTCCGCCACTCGGACGGGAAGGCACGCGCCGCCGGCGCACGCGCCGCCAAAACACGAATGGCCGCAGGTCCCGCAGTTGTTCGGATCGGCGCCGAGGTCTTCGCAGCGCGCGCGCGGGCCTGCATCCGTGCTCGTGTCGGCCCCGGTATCCGCCGGTCCCGGTGGTGGCCATTCCGGGCACGTCGCGTTGTCGGTGCACGTCCCGGTGAGCTGGTTGGTGACGCACGCGGCCACGATGGCGGATCCCGAAAGCACCAACGCCCACTGCTTCGTTCGTGACATGCTCATGGGTCATTCCTCCGGCCATCACTTCGCCATGCGCATCAGATAATCGCGTCTCTCCTCGCCCTGTCTGCCCGAGGTCGCGATGCTGAGCCAATACACGAAGCGGTCGTCGACGCGAATGTCTCGAAGATCGTCCTGGCCGTGGACAATGGCTTCTTGACCGCCGTCCATTCCGGGGACGAAGCCCCCATCGGGGATCGATGTCGGGATTGGAATGCGATAAAGGATGCCTCGCGATCCGTCGGTGTAATAGATATGCGATTTGTCGATGGCGAGTCGTGAGGAGCCCAATGACTGACGCAGGAGCGGTGTCGCGGCCCCCCCGTCCGCGTCCATGGGTATGCGGTAGATACCGCCTTTGGTCTTGTCGTTTTGATTGTCTCCGGCGGCGACGTAACCGACGTTCCCGGCGACGGCGAACGCCCAGATCATGGGGATTTCGAGGCGCGCTACATCGCGTGCCTCCGTCACGGAGCCGTCGTCCAGCGACGCCGTGGCGAGCATGGCTCCGTCCCGCGGGTAAGCGAGCCAGAAGAGCCGATCTCCGTCCAGGACGACGTTGTACACGGCGCGATCGTCGATGACGCCGAGGGTCGTCGTGGAAGCGTCTCCCGACAAGCTGGCTCGCTGAAGGGTACCCTTGTCGCGGTTGGTAAACCAATAGACGTATCCGTCGTGGATGAGAGGCGATCCGGGGTGAGGATACGGAGACGCGTCGTCGTACATGGATACGCGTGATCCTCCATCGAGTAAGCTACAAGAGATATGCTGGGCGATGACACAGCAGGTTTGCCCGCCATCGGGCAAGCTGTAAGGGACACCATGCTCGGCGACCCAGCAGGCGTGCACACCGTCGCTCGAGGGGCTGTAAGCGCGATCGGTCCCGAGTTGAACGATCCCACCGTCCAGGTCGGGCGGTACGTAGAAGACACCGCGGCCTTGTTCGACAAAGTCCATGACCGTCACCACGACGCCGCCATGGGCGAGCGCAAGGCCGTTTGCGCCTGGGATGGCCGCCATCTTCACGGGAAGGCAGGTGCCGCCGGCGCACGGGCCGCCAAAGCACGAATGACCACACGTTCCGCAGTTGTTCGGATCGGCGCGGAGGTCGATGCCCGGGCAGTCCCGAGGCGGGCCTTCGGGGTCCCTCGCGACGACGTCGCCATCGGCATCGGCCGGCCCCGGTGGCGCCCGATCCGGACAGGTCGCATTGTCGAAGCACGTTCCGGTGAGCTGGTTGGTGACACACGCCGCCACCATGGCCGATCCGGCGAACGCGCACACCCACTGCCTTGCTCGTGACCTGGTCATCACCGTCATCCCCTCGCGCTGATCGCCCGTTCCATCGAGGCGGTGCGATCTCGGAGATCGCATCGATCTCGAAGATCGCACCAGGCCCTCCGCTCATCATTTCGCCAAGCGCATCAGGCCGCCGTTCATTCCGCCCGTGGTCCAGTACACGAAACGCTCGGTGACGCGAATTCCCCCGAGCTCCCCCTGCCCGACAGCGACCACCTCGGGATCACGCGGGCGCCCGTCGGAGGTCCCTGTCGGGATCGGAAGGCGGTACACGACACCGTTGAAGGAATCTGTGTAATATACATGATATCGATCGACGGCCAGCCGTGGCGGATAGCTGAATCGCTGCCGCTGAAGGACCGTCGGCGGGCCTCCGCTCGCGTTCGTCGGGGCGAAATACAGCCCTGGGACGTCGGGCCCGGCGTCGGGGGGCCAGACGATGTGGTTGCTCTCAATGGCCGTATAGCTGACCTCTTTCGCCACGGCCAGCGAGCGAACCCACTGGGATTCGATGGTGGCGACTGGGCTGATCGCGCCAATGGTCCCGTCGTCCATCAAGGACGCCTTGACCGTCGTGGTGGTGCGATCCACGACCGTGAGCCAGAAGAAGCGACCCTTGTCCAAGAGGAGCTGATAGGAATAAGGGCCGATCGCGGCCACCGTCTCGGTCCTGCCATCGTGCAGGTTGGTTCGTTTGAGCAGGCTGTTTTGATAAACGTCCGAAAACCAATACAGATACTCGCCATGAATGAGCGGTGATGTGGGCGAGCTGTCCGTCTCGCTGGTCGATACGGAGGGGGTACCATCGAGCAAGCTGCATAGAATGCGACTTCCGTTGACCCACTTTACCCAGCAGGCGCGCGTACCGTCGGTCGTCGGGCTCATCCCCGGATCTTTTCCAATCTGGACGACGCTGCCCCCGCTCGGTGGTACGTAAAAGACGCCCTCGCGGGCGTTGGGCCCTTTGGCCAAGCCAGCTGTCACCACGGCGCCGCCGGCATGGTCGAGCGCAAGATCGCTCGCGCCAGGAATGGTCGCGATTCGTACGGGCGTACCGAGCGGGCCTGCGTCCTTCGCAGATTCGAACGTTCTGGGATCCGCGGCGAGCTTTCCGGGCGGAGGATTCTCCGTGCACGCGGCATCGGTGCACGGCTCGGTGAGTTGGTTGGTGACGCACGCCATGGCGGCGGCTGTCATGCAAAGCAGCAATCCCCACTGCATCGTTCGCGAAATGTTCATGAGCGCAATCTCCTCAAAACCCCACCGTGCTCGTAAGACCGGCGGCATGGGGGGTAAGGACCGGCGCAATTTGCAAAACACGTGCTCGGGGCGTGTCGGAGGGCGATGTTTTCGGCCACACGAGCCACGCCACGCCGCCAACGAGGACCAACCCGATCCCCGCGCCGAGAAACACGTTCGCAAAGGTGGTGTTTCGATGGATCGCGTCCACTTCGTCATTCATCTTCGTACACGATTCAGGCTGCGCTTCATGGCTGCAAGCGGATGGACCGCTGGAAGCACGAAGCGCATCGAGTCGTTCTTCCGCGTTCGCCTTGGCGATGGCAAAGCCAATCCCCGCCCCGAACGAAGCCAATGCCGCGGCACCGATGGTCGCCACGGTGACGATCTTGGCCGGCCCGTGGCTCGTACGCACCTCCCGATGCTCGGGCGGCGGTGCGATCGGCGCGCGCGCCGTCGCCACGGCGGGCGCCGGTGGAAGCACCTCTGCGAGGGGCGCTGGAGCATCGAACACCAAGCGCGCCGTTACGAGCTGACCCGCCCCGGCGCGTACCGCCACGGTCTTGCTCTTCCCATCGCGCCGGCCTTCGATCTCGTGCTGCCCTGGTCGGACATCGAGCGGCTCGTCGAGCGGGGTCTCCATGCCGTTGTCGACGCCATCGACGACGAGGTGCGTTCCCGTGGGCGCCTCCACGGCGATATGCCCCGTTTTGGCCGCGAGCTCGTGCAGGTACGCTCGCGCGTCATCGCGATCTTTGTCGCTCGCGTCGGAGCTCTTCAAATACGTTTTGAAATGGTGGAGCGCATCGACGAAGGCGCCACTTTGATTTTCGACGATCGCCAGGTTCCACAGATATTTGGGCTTTGGGTCGGACGCATAGAGCTCCTCGTAGAGCCGCCTGGCGCGATCGAACTCCTTGTGCGCATAGGCTCGTTTGGCCTCCCGCTCGCGGAACTCCGGGGTCTCCGTTTGCGCGTGCGCGGCCTGCGCGGCCGAAACGCCCGCCACCATCACGACGGCAAACAGGAGCTTTTCAAAGGACCGTGTCGCGATCGGGGCGTTCATTTGAGGAGATCCAAGTCGGGGGGGAGGTCGTCGGGCCGCGGCTTGGGAGGCGGCCGTCTGCTGCGGGCCGGTGGTGCCGCGGCGGCGCTCGATGCCGCATGGGCGGGGGGGCCTGCATCGATCCGTTCATTCGTCGTCTCGGCGTTGGCGAGTCGCGCCATCATCGCCGGTTCGGCTTCGCCGGCGGGTGGGGTTCGCTCCGGGGCCATTCCGGGCGCGGGCGCGGACGCGCGCTCGGCCATGGGGGCGGCATCGCGAAGGCGCTGCCCTCGCTCGTGCAGGACGAAATCGCACAAGGCGAGCATCGCGAGGATCCCCAGGATGGAGATCCCTCCGATGGGGCCCCGGAACGACGATTTCGAAGGAGGATGAATCTCCGTGTGCATCGGCACGGCGGCGTCGCCAATGGTTTGTCCCGCGAGTCGTGGCGGGGAAAGGAGCGCATCCACGTAGGTCGTCTCCCCCGTTGCCTCGTCGCTCACCGGCCGAGGCATCACCGTGGATTGCGCGGAATCGATCGTTTCGCTCGGTTGTGCAGGGCGCAAACGGTCCGCGATCGACTGGAGGACCGTCATCAGCTCGTCCATGCTGGAATAGCGGCCGTTCGGCTCCTTTTGCAAGCAACATGCGATCAATGCTTCGAGCTCGCTGGGGATCTCGGGACGGAGCGCGCGGACCCGGCGCGGATGTTTGTAAAGTACGGCTGCGACCATTTCGGCGAACGAGCCCTCCTGAAAAGGCAGCTCGCCCGTCAAGAGCCGAAAGGCGATACCGCCCAGCGCATAGATGTCCGCGCGCGCATCGACGTCCTTCGAGTTGCACATTTGTTCTGGCGCCATGAACCCCGGCGAGCCAAGAAGTGAGCCGGTCGTCGTCGACAACATGTCTTGGCCATCGGCCTCGTTCGTGAACTTGGATATGCCGAAATCGAGCACTTTGATCAGCGGTGTGCCGTCGAAGCGGTGCGTGAGTAGCAAATTTTGCGGCTTCAAATCGCGGTGAACGATCCCGAGAGCGTGCGCCTCGGTCATCGCTTTGCACACATCGATCAGGTAGGCCACGGCTTCGTGAATGGGGAGGCGGCCGCGGGCCTTCATCACGGCATGGAGATCGGCGCCTTCGAGAAATTCCATGACGATGTACGGCGCGCCGGTGTCGAGCACGCCGTAATCGCTCACGCGTGCAATATGCTCACTTCGAAGGCGGGCCGCCGCGCGCGCCTCGCGGACGAAACGGCCGGCCGCGTCGTGCACATCGAACTTCGATGGGATCATGAACTTGAGCGCAACCAAGGACCCGAGCTGCATGTGGCGTGCCGCCACCACCATCCCCATGCCACCCCTGCCGAGCACGCGCTCCACGCGATATTTCGACGCCAGGATATCGCCGATCTTGACGGGTGCGCCCACGTGTTTCGAGGATACACGGGAACACGACGCGAGGGTCGGCGTTGGAGTGGCTCAGACACGTCTGCTGTCGTTTGTACACCTGCGAATGAATGTTGCGTTGTGTCGATGTGCGCAGCCATACGGTGTGCGTGGGGGATGATCCGAACGCCTTTGTCGAAGAGAGGCCGATCACATACCGCGCCCGCGCACCCGTTTGCGGTAGGAGCCGGGGGCTTCGCCGGTCCATCGTTTGAAGGCGCGTTGAAAGGCGCTTTGCTCCGAAAAGCCGAGGAGGAACGCCAGATCGTCGAGGTCGAAATCACCGTTGGCGAGATGGCGCGTGGCGAGCTCGCTCCGGACGTCGTCGACGATGGAGGAGAAGCTCTGTCCGCGCTCTTTGAGCTTTCGCTGCAAGGTGCGCGGGCTCAGCGAGAGCGCCGAGGCGACGCGGGCGAGGGCCGCGTTGCCCTCGGGGAGGCTCTTGGCGACCAGCTCGCGCAGCGCGCCGAGATCGTCGTCCCCTTGCGACAGCTGCGACTCGTCGCTTTGCGACAGCTGCGACGGCGGCGAACGAGAGAGTAGCTGCTTTTCGGCCAGATCGAGCATCAGCGCCCGCACGGTGGGATCGGGGCGGATCAGCGGGGCCTCGAGCCACGACGCGGCGAGCACGATGCGGTAGACGGGCTCGTCCCAGCGCAGCGGACAGCGGAAGATGCGTTGGTGCTCGCCGGTGTCGGCGGGGGCGGGGAAGGTGAAGTCCGCGCGGAGCGGTGATTCGTCTCGGCCCGATACCCATCGGGCGAACGCGATCATGGCGGAGAGGTTGAACTCCGCCAAACGCCGCAGCGGCCGCTCGAGCCGAGGGTTCCAGCTCACCGTGAGCTCGGCGCCGTCGCGCACCACCTCCGGCGGGCCGATGTCGATGACCAGCGCCTGATAGCGCTGCAACTGCGCCAGCGCGTCGCCCAGGGTCGCGCAGTTCATGACCACATAGCCGAAGACGCCGTAGTGGCCGGGCCGGATGTGTTCCCCCGCGTGCAGACCCACGGCATCGTCGCCCAAGAGCTCGGCCGCCCGATCGAAGAGGGCCGCGCAGGCGCTCTCCGAGAAGCGCGCGTCGCCGTCGCTCGGATCCATCCCCGAGCCCGCGAGCAAGGTCGCCTCGGCCGTGCCCCGGCTGGCCGCGTAGTCGATCAAGGTTCGCAGGTAGGCTGCGGAGGCCGTGTTCGTCTTGGCGTGTTGGGTCATGGCATCTGGCGGGCTGGGTCAAGATTCTACACCCGGATTGCGTTTCCATGACCGTGCCGTGCTCTTCGCGTCCTTTTCCGACACCGATCCCTCGAAGCTCGTGCTCCTGATGGCCACCCCCGCGTACCTCGCGTGCATCGGCTGGGAGGCTTGGACCCTCGCCCGCGCGCGGCGCTCGAACTACACCAAGGCCGAGACCTTGAACAATGTGGCCCTGGCGGCCTCGTTCCAGGTGGTCGAGCTCTTCGCCCTGGTGGTGGTGCTCGGCATCCATGCCCGCGTCTACGAGCACCGCCTCTTCACCGTGCCGCGCACCTGGTGGACCTTTTTGATCCTATGGGTCCTCCAAGACGGCCTTTACTACGCGGCGCACCGGGCGTCGCATCGGGTTCGATGGCTTTGGGCGTCGCACGTGGTGCATCACTCGCAAGAGGCGATGAACTTCTCGACCGCCTTTCGTCAGAGCCTGCTCTCGCCCTTCTTCGGAATGTGGCCCTTCTATTTGCCGCTCACGTGGCTGGGGTTCGCGCCCACGTTCGTGCTCCTCGCCGTCAACGTGAACCTGGTTTATCAATTTTTCGTCCACACGGAGCTGGTTCGCAAGCTCGGGGTGCTGGAGCGCGTGCTCAATACGCCCTCCCATCATCGCGTGCATCATGCACGTAATAGTCAGTATATCGATAAGAATTATGCTGGGACGCTGATTGTATGGGATAAGCTCTTTGGCACGTTCGAGGAGGAGCGGGAGCGGCCCCAATATGGGATTGTTCACCCCCTTCGCACGGCCAATCCGTTGATCACGATCTTTCACGAGCCGGTGGCCATGATCCGCGACGCGCTCCGCCCGGGGCGGCTCGCGGATCGTTTGAAGCACCTTTGGGCGCCGCCGGGCTGGGAGCGCGCTACGAGCCCGAAAGCGCACGATCCAGGACCGCCACCGCGTGACGGGCTTCCTCGTGGCCGAGCACCAAAGGCGGTTTGATCTTCAAGACGTTGTCGTGCGGGCCGTCCAGCGATAGGAGCACGCCGTCCCGCTTGGCCGCCTCGATGACCCGCTTGGCGGCCGCCGTCGCCGGGGCCTTGGTGGCGCGGTCCTCGACCAAGTCGACGCCGAGAAAGAGGCCGCGGCCGCGGACGTCGCCGATCAAGCGATGGCGCTCGGCGAGGGCGCGAAGGCCCCGCCCGAGCTCGGCGCCGACGGCGGCGGCGTGGGCCATCAGGCGCTCGTCGCGGAGCACGTCGAGGACGGCGAGGCCGACCGCGCACGAGACGGGGTTTCCGCCGTACGTGTTGAAGTACTCCATGCCCGTGACGAAGCGGCGCGCGATGGCCGGGGTGGTGACGACGGCGCCGATGGGGTGGCCGTTGCCGATGGGCTTTCCCAAGGTGACGATGTCGGGCACCACGCCGTGCTCCTCGAAGGCCCACATGTGGCTTCCCACCCGACCGAACCCGCACTGGACTTCGTCCGCGATGCAAAGGGCGCCGGCGCTGCGCGCGAACGCATAGGCCGTGCGGAGGTAGCCGGGCGCCAGCTCGACTTGCCCGGCGCAGCCCGGGATCGATTCGTGGATGAACGCGGCCGGCGGGGTTCCCGCCTCGGAGAGCGCCGCGCAGTGCGCCGCAATGTCGGCGGCATAGCGCGGTCCGTCGGAGCCGAAACGGCCTCGGTA contains these protein-coding regions:
- a CDS encoding nitroreductase family protein codes for the protein MTSALLDEVVRAAVRDARHAPSSHNAQPWQAVIAGSPEARAALMTLGDDVLVEKNTAFIVVALDPARCLSALPAHRIEMLVSAGAYLESLFVALDAGGLAVSVVWRSGDEGAEKLSALTPGWEPVALVAARRGSGPVTEASLRRRTLLAMRRTHRGAYRRDPIAPSALASLSDAASLAFPGSRDLCELVLLTDAGVRATVGHLLREHGAIEFTHAAAWAETYAHIRFDDSVLAGDGLPIEALLAKPLPHWQKRLLATALSPGAMRALAPLGLARAITAATAQNIAASPLLVYLRFRANDPPPSACLAGGALVQSVWLALAEHGLVLHPVSVLLQHDTLRATLDGRIGQNGGRGFFLARAGSPVDTSCPFAPRRVLEPRRA
- a CDS encoding serine/threonine protein kinase yields the protein MGAPVKIGDILASKYRVERVLGRGGMGMVVAARHMQLGSLVALKFMIPSKFDVHDAAGRFVREARAAARLRSEHIARVSDYGVLDTGAPYIVMEFLEGADLHAVMKARGRLPIHEAVAYLIDVCKAMTEAHALGIVHRDLKPQNLLLTHRFDGTPLIKVLDFGISKFTNEADGQDMLSTTTGSLLGSPGFMAPEQMCNSKDVDARADIYALGGIAFRLLTGELPFQEGSFAEMVAAVLYKHPRRVRALRPEIPSELEALIACCLQKEPNGRYSSMDELMTVLQSIADRLRPAQPSETIDSAQSTVMPRPVSDEATGETTYVDALLSPPRLAGQTIGDAAVPMHTEIHPPSKSSFRGPIGGISILGILAMLALCDFVLHERGQRLRDAAPMAERASAPAPGMAPERTPPAGEAEPAMMARLANAETTNERIDAGPPAHAASSAAAAPPARSRRPPPKPRPDDLPPDLDLLK
- a CDS encoding AraC family transcriptional regulator, which translates into the protein MTQHAKTNTASAAYLRTLIDYAASRGTAEATLLAGSGMDPSDGDARFSESACAALFDRAAELLGDDAVGLHAGEHIRPGHYGVFGYVVMNCATLGDALAQLQRYQALVIDIGPPEVVRDGAELTVSWNPRLERPLRRLAEFNLSAMIAFARWVSGRDESPLRADFTFPAPADTGEHQRIFRCPLRWDEPVYRIVLAASWLEAPLIRPDPTVRALMLDLAEKQLLSRSPPSQLSQSDESQLSQGDDDLGALRELVAKSLPEGNAALARVASALSLSPRTLQRKLKERGQSFSSIVDDVRSELATRHLANGDFDLDDLAFLLGFSEQSAFQRAFKRWTGEAPGSYRKRVRGRGM
- a CDS encoding sterol desaturase family protein, producing MLFASFSDTDPSKLVLLMATPAYLACIGWEAWTLARARRSNYTKAETLNNVALAASFQVVELFALVVVLGIHARVYEHRLFTVPRTWWTFLILWVLQDGLYYAAHRASHRVRWLWASHVVHHSQEAMNFSTAFRQSLLSPFFGMWPFYLPLTWLGFAPTFVLLAVNVNLVYQFFVHTELVRKLGVLERVLNTPSHHRVHHARNSQYIDKNYAGTLIVWDKLFGTFEEERERPQYGIVHPLRTANPLITIFHEPVAMIRDALRPGRLADRLKHLWAPPGWERATSPKAHDPGPPPRDGLPRGRAPKAV